The sequence TCGCGCGAGCAGACATAGACTCGCGCGCCAGCCTCGACAAAGGCCTTGGCGATCATTTTGCCGATACCACGGGTGCCGCCAGTCACCAGAGCGGTGCGGCCTTGCAGGGAGAAATACGGGTGCATGGCGAGTCCTGAGGATTAGGGATCAGTACACCCTAGTCGTCAGCAGCACAAAGCGGAGCCATTATTTCTGGAGGGAATGAGCCGTCATGCGTTGCGGCGGCGACCATCAGTCGCCACCGCAGAAGGGGATCAGGCCGGGCGAACGCGCAGGGTCAGACCCTTGAGGAAGTTGCGCAGCAACTGGTCGCCGCACGGACGGTAGTTGGTGTGGCCGACCTTGCGGAACAGCGCGCTCAGCTCAGGCTTGGACACCGGGAACTCGGCGGCCTTGAGGATTGCGTGCATGTCGTCTTCTTTCAGTTCGAAGGCTACGCGCAGCTTTTTCAGGATGATGTTGTTGGTCACCGGCACTTCGATCGGCTGCGGCGGACGGCTTTCGTCCTTGCCACGCTTGAAGATCACCAGACCGTCGAGGAAGTGCGCGATGACTTCGTCCGGGCAGCGCACGAAACCTTCTTCGTCTTCTTCTTTCTTGTCGAGCCAGGTCACTACATCGGCGAGCGCTACGTCCATGCCGCCGAGCTTGATGATCTCGACAACCTTCTTGTCGCTGATGTCGAGCATGTAGCGCACGCTGCGCAATACGTCGTTATGAACCATGTGAGTAATCCTGATAAGCGTTGTGGGCAGCACGCAGGCGCGCTGCCGAAATGTGTGGCGGCAGTGGAAGTCTTAGAACTTCTCTTTGCCGGACAGGTAGCGCCATTGGCCGACCGGGACTTTGCCGATCGAGACGCCGCCGATGCGGATGCGGCGGATGCCGATGACCTTCAGGCCGACCGCTTCGCAGAACTGGGCGATGATTCCGGGCTGCGGGTTCTTCATGGCGAAGCGCAGACGGTTTTCGTTCTGCCAGCTGGCCTTGACCGGCGGCAGCTCCTTGCCCTTGTGGGTGAGGCCGTGCTGCAAGCGGTTGAGGCCGTGGGCGACCATGTCTCCTTCGACTTCAACCACGTATTCCTGCTCGATCTTCGCGGCGTCAGCGGTGAGCTTGCGCAGGATTTTCCAGTCCTGAGTGAACACCAGCAGACCGCTGGCCTTGGGCTGCAGATCGGCGCTGGCGGTCAGGCGCAGGAAGTGCCCGCGCAGAGGGCGTTTGCTGAAGCGGTGTTCTTCGCTGAGGGTTTCGGCGCTCAGCGATTGCATGGCGGTTTCAACGTCCATGCCGGCAGGGGCGTTGAGCAGGATGGTCACCGGCTCCGGCGCGGTGGCCTTGGCGTCCTTGTCGAGCTCGACCTTCTGGTCGCCGACCTTGAATTGCGGCTCGTCAATCACTTCGCCGTCCACGGTGACCCAGCCGCCCTCAATGAACAGCTCGGCCTCCCGGCGGGAGCAACCGACCAGTTCGATGAGGCGTTTGGAGAGGCGAATCGGGTCAGTCATGACAGGGCCGTAACAAAAAAGGGGTGGGCATTGTACCTGTGTGGCGCCGGTTAAGCCCGGTTCCATTTACAGGCTGTTCGCAATTCCCTGTGGGAGCCAGCCTGCTGGCGATTGCATCACCGCGGTGTATCTGACTGACCGCGTCGCCTGCATCGCTAGCAGGCTAGCTCCCACAGTTGTTTTGGATTGTGTCAACCGTTACTGGAGCGCTGCTGGTTCTGGCGCAAACGCATATGCAACAACGGATACGGCTGGCCCATGCCATCGACCTCCGAGCGGCCGATTACCTCGAAACCCTGCTTGAAGTAGAAGCCCAAGGCCTGCGGGTTCTGCTCGTTGACGTCCAGCTCATCGGCATTCAGATGCTGCATGGCATAGTTGAGCAGTTTCTTGCCCAAGCCCTGACCGCGATGCTCAGGATCGATAAACAGCATCTCGATCTTGCCCGCCGCGACTCCGGCAAACCCGGTGATGCGCTGGTCGGCGTCCTTGGTGCAAACCAGCATCACCGCATCGAGATAACGCGTGAGCACCAGATTGCGCAGCAGCTCGATATAGCTGTCCGGCAGAAAGTCATGGGTGGCGCGGACCGAGGCCTCCCAGACCCGGGTCAGTTCCTGATAATCGCTGAGTTTCGGCGTGTGGATGACCGAATGGTGACGCATGCCTGTCTGCCTCTTGTCCGTTTCAAGGGAGTCCGTCCCCCGCTAAACGATAGCCGTAAAAAAGCCCCGCATCTCGTAAAAAGAGCGGGGCTTTCTGTATTTGTTGCGGTATCTGGCTGGCTATTTCTGTCGCCAGCAAGATCTCTCCCCCTCACCCCAACCCTCTCCCCCAAGGGGGCGAGGGGGAAGGGAGCTGATCTTCATGCTGTTCAAAACCTGAGCCCGACTGGATATTTCTAGTCGCCGCAATTCGAAAGAACACCTCGATCAGTCCCCTCTCCCCCAAGGGGGCGAGGGGGGAAGGGCGCAGATCTTCGTGCTGTTCAAAACCTGAGTTCGACCGGATGGCTCAGGTCGGTGCAGCACGCAAGAACACATAGATCAGTCCCCGCGCCCTCTGGGAGAGGGCGAGGGGGAAGGGAGCTTATCTTCGTGCTGTTCAAAACCTGAGTTCGACTCGAACGTTCAGGTCGGTGCAGCTCGCAAGAACACCTCAATCAGTCCCCTCTCCCTCTGGGAGAGGGCTAGGGTGAGGGGCTTTTGATCTTCAGGTCAGATCTGCTCAGCCCACAGGTCATACTCGTCAGCGTCAGTAACCTTGCACCAGACCTTGTCACCCGGCTTCAGATTGCTGCCGTTATCAATAAACACGTTGCCATCGATTTCCGGGGCATCGAAGAAGCAGCGGCCGACCGCGCCTTGCTCGTCGACTTCGTCCACCAGCACTTCGATTTCACGGCCGATACGCATTTGCAGGCGTGCCGAGCTGATCGCTTGCTGGTGCGCCATGAAGCGATCCCAACGATCCTGCTTGACGTCGTCCGGTACGATCTCCAGATCCAGATCATTCGCCGGAGCGCCATCCACCGGCGAGTACTGGAAGCAACCGACGCGGTCGAGCTGGGCTTCGGTCAGCCAGTTCAGCAGGTACTGGAAGTCTTCTTCGGTTTCGCCCGGGAAGCCGACGATGAAGGTCGAACGGATGATCAGGTCCGGGCAGATTTCGCGCCAGTTCTTGATGCGCGCCAGGGTCTTGTCTTCGAAGGCCGGGCGTTTCATCGACTTCAATACTTTCGGGCTGGCGTGCTGGAACGGGATGTCCAGGTACGGCAGGATCTTGCCGGCGGCCATCAGCGGGATCAGCTCGTCAACGTGCGGGTACGGGTAAACGTAGTGCAGACGCACCCAGACGCCGAGGGTGCTCAGGGCTTCGCAGAGTTCGGTCATGCGGGTTTTCACCGGCGCGCCGTTCCAGAAACCGGTGCGGTATTTCACGTCAACGCCGTAGGCGCTGGTGTCTTGCGAGATCACCAACAGCTCTTTGACGCCGGATTTGACCAGACGCTGAGCTTCGTCGAGCACATCACCCACCGGACGGCTGACCAGTTTGCCGCGCATCGACGGGATGATGCAGAAGCTGCAGCTGTGGTTGCAGCCTTCGGAAATCTTCAGGTACGCGTAGTGGCGCGGGGTCAGCTTGATGCCTTGCGGCGGCACCAGGTCGATCAACGGGTTGTGATCCTGACGCGGCGGTACGACTTCGTGCACGGCGTTGACCACTTGTTCGTATTGCTGCGGACCGGTCACGGCCAGCACGCTCGGGTGCACGTTGCGGATGTTGCCTTCTTCCACGCCCATGCAACCGGTGACGATGACCTTGCCGTTTTCCTTGATCGCTTCGCCGATCACTTCCAGCGACTCAGCCTTGGCCGAATCGATGAAACCGCAGGTGTTGACGACTACCACGTCGGCGTCCTGATAGGTGGACACCACGTCATAGCCTTCCATGCGCAGCTGGGTCAGGATGCGCTCGGAGTCGACCAGTGCTTTCGGGCAACCCAGAGATACAAAGCCAACCTTTGGATTGGCCGGCGCGGGAGTGGTGGACATGTCTAACCTCGGTATTTTGTGACATCGCTTTCTTGGTGCGAAAGCCGACGGACGGGCGCTTAGGGCGCGCCTCTGATCAAAAAGTGCGCAATTCTAGCGGCGAGCAACGCACTTGACCAGCTTTATGCAGGGAAATACGACGAGTGCTGCGCTATGCTTCGCGCCGTTGAGCTTTACCAATTTTTTACAGTCAACAAAACGTCTGTAACAACAGGTAAAACAGCGCATGCTGCACCACAAAGCATAGTGCTTCATTCAAGAAGCCGGTTCTGAGAAGTAGGAGTGTTGGATGGGTCAGGCAAGTAGTCATGCGGCAGGCGCCGAGGGTTCGGCCTCCAAGCCGCTGAGCATGCTGGTCGCGGCGGTCGGGGTGGTTTACGGCGACATCGGCACGAGCCCGTTGTACACCCTCAAAGAAGTGTTTTCCGGCGCTTACGGCGTATCGGTCAATCACGATGGCGTGCTGGGCATTCTGTCGTTGATCTTCTGGTCGCTGATCTGGGTCGTGTCGATCAAATACATGATGTTCGTGCTGCGCGCCGACAACCAGGGCGAGGGCGGCATCATGGCGCTCACCGCACTGGCGCGACGGGCGGCAGGGCATCGCAAGAAATTGCGCTCGTTGTTAGTGGTTTGCGGGCTGATCGGCGCGGCGCTGTTTTATGGCGACAGCATGATCACCCCGGCGATTTCCGTACTGTCGGCGATTGAAGGTCTGGGGCTGGCATTCGATGGCATCGACCATTGGGTGGTGCCGTTGTCGCTGGTGGTACTGGTGGCGCTGTTTCTGATTCAGAAACACGGTACGGCGCGGATTGGCATTCTGTTCGGGCCGATCATGGTCACCTGGTTCCTCGTCCTCGGCGCCCTCGGTGTATATGGCATCAGTCACGCGCCAGAAGTGCTGCATGCGATGAACCCGATCTGGGCGGTGAATTTCTTCGTGGTTCATCCGGGCATGGGCGTAGCGATCCTCGGCGCCGTGGTGCTGGCGCTGACCGGTGCCGAAGCGCTGTACGCCGACATGGGCCACTTCGGCCGCAAGCCGATTGCCCGCGCCTGGTTCATCCTGGTGTTGCCGGCGCTGGTGCTCAACTACTTCGGTCAGGGCGCCTTGCTGCTGGAAAACCCGGAAGCAGCGCGTAACCCGTTCTATCTGCTGGCACCGAGCTGGGCGCTGATTCCACTGGTCGGTCTGTCAACGCTGGCCACGGTGATTGCCTCGCAAGCGGTGATTTCCGGTGCATTTTCCCTGACCCGTCAGGCGATCCAGCTCGGTTACATCCCGCGCATGTACATCCAGCACACTTCCAGCGACGAGCAGGGCCAGATCTATATCGGCGCGGTGAACTGGGCGCTGATGGTCGGCGTGGTCCTGTTGGTGCTGGGCTTCGAATCCTCCGGCGCACTGGCCTCGGCTTACGGCGTGGCGGTGACTGGCACCATGCTGATGACCACCATTCTGGTGTCGGCAGTGATGCTGCTGCTGTGGAAATGGCCGCCGATCCTCGCGGTGCCGGTGCTGATCGGCTTCCTGCTGGTGGACGGTCTGTACTTCGCCGCCAACGTGCCGAAGATTGTGCAGGGCGGTGCTTTCCCGGTCATTGCCGGTATCGCGC comes from Pseudomonas sp. RU47 and encodes:
- a CDS encoding DUF1456 family protein, with protein sequence MVHNDVLRSVRYMLDISDKKVVEIIKLGGMDVALADVVTWLDKKEEDEEGFVRCPDEVIAHFLDGLVIFKRGKDESRPPQPIEVPVTNNIILKKLRVAFELKEDDMHAILKAAEFPVSKPELSALFRKVGHTNYRPCGDQLLRNFLKGLTLRVRPA
- a CDS encoding rRNA pseudouridine synthase; amino-acid sequence: MTDPIRLSKRLIELVGCSRREAELFIEGGWVTVDGEVIDEPQFKVGDQKVELDKDAKATAPEPVTILLNAPAGMDVETAMQSLSAETLSEEHRFSKRPLRGHFLRLTASADLQPKASGLLVFTQDWKILRKLTADAAKIEQEYVVEVEGDMVAHGLNRLQHGLTHKGKELPPVKASWQNENRLRFAMKNPQPGIIAQFCEAVGLKVIGIRRIRIGGVSIGKVPVGQWRYLSGKEKF
- a CDS encoding GNAT family N-acetyltransferase; translated protein: MRHHSVIHTPKLSDYQELTRVWEASVRATHDFLPDSYIELLRNLVLTRYLDAVMLVCTKDADQRITGFAGVAAGKIEMLFIDPEHRGQGLGKKLLNYAMQHLNADELDVNEQNPQALGFYFKQGFEVIGRSEVDGMGQPYPLLHMRLRQNQQRSSNG
- the rimO gene encoding 30S ribosomal protein S12 methylthiotransferase RimO — encoded protein: MSTTPAPANPKVGFVSLGCPKALVDSERILTQLRMEGYDVVSTYQDADVVVVNTCGFIDSAKAESLEVIGEAIKENGKVIVTGCMGVEEGNIRNVHPSVLAVTGPQQYEQVVNAVHEVVPPRQDHNPLIDLVPPQGIKLTPRHYAYLKISEGCNHSCSFCIIPSMRGKLVSRPVGDVLDEAQRLVKSGVKELLVISQDTSAYGVDVKYRTGFWNGAPVKTRMTELCEALSTLGVWVRLHYVYPYPHVDELIPLMAAGKILPYLDIPFQHASPKVLKSMKRPAFEDKTLARIKNWREICPDLIIRSTFIVGFPGETEEDFQYLLNWLTEAQLDRVGCFQYSPVDGAPANDLDLEIVPDDVKQDRWDRFMAHQQAISSARLQMRIGREIEVLVDEVDEQGAVGRCFFDAPEIDGNVFIDNGSNLKPGDKVWCKVTDADEYDLWAEQI
- a CDS encoding potassium transporter Kup, coding for MLVAAVGVVYGDIGTSPLYTLKEVFSGAYGVSVNHDGVLGILSLIFWSLIWVVSIKYMMFVLRADNQGEGGIMALTALARRAAGHRKKLRSLLVVCGLIGAALFYGDSMITPAISVLSAIEGLGLAFDGIDHWVVPLSLVVLVALFLIQKHGTARIGILFGPIMVTWFLVLGALGVYGISHAPEVLHAMNPIWAVNFFVVHPGMGVAILGAVVLALTGAEALYADMGHFGRKPIARAWFILVLPALVLNYFGQGALLLENPEAARNPFYLLAPSWALIPLVGLSTLATVIASQAVISGAFSLTRQAIQLGYIPRMYIQHTSSDEQGQIYIGAVNWALMVGVVLLVLGFESSGALASAYGVAVTGTMLMTTILVSAVMLLLWKWPPILAVPVLIGFLLVDGLYFAANVPKIVQGGAFPVIAGIALFVLMTTWKRGKQLLVDRLDEGALPLPIFISSIRVQPPHRVQGTAVFLTARSDAVPHALLHNLLHNQVLHEQVVLLTVVYEDIPRVPPSRRFEVEAHGEGFFRVILHFGFTDEPDVPQALKLCHLDDLDFSPMRTTYFLSRETVIASKLEGMARWREALFAFMLKNANGNLRFFNLPLNRVIELGTQVEM